The following is a genomic window from Acidimicrobiales bacterium.
CTCGGGGTTGCCGATGCGGTTCGACCACCACGACCGGAGGGCGGCGGTGTCGCCGTCGATGCGCAGCGTGCCCGAGGCGATGGCCTGCTCGAGGACGTCGTAGCCGGGATCGAGCACGAGCTCGCGGGCCAGCGCGTAGTCGACGGTGAAGGCGAGCCGCGCGTCGGAGGCGTGGCCCGCCTCCCACCCGATGACCGGGCCGTGGCCGGAGTGCAGCTCGCGGGTGGCCTCGCCGAAGGGGACGCCGGTGATCGTGGCGTTGACCACCATCCCCGGTTCGTCGACGGGGTTCCCCGCCCGGCGGGCCTTGACCGACCGGGTCTGCTCGATCCAGTCGTCGGAGAGGAAGGGATGGGTGGTCATGGTGCTCCCGGGCGTCAGGCGGCGTCGGCGTCGACGGTGGTGGCGGTGACCGACGGGCAACCGGCCTTGGCGGCCTCGACGAGGTCGTTCCATGCCGAGTCGACGGCCTCCGTGGCGGCGCGGACCTGGTCCCGACGGTCCACGGGGAGCGACGACGACGTCAATGCGGTCCCGAGGTCGTCGAGCGACGTCGTGAAGGCGTCGACAGCCGGTTCGAGTTGGGCGTCCGCCGCCTCGGCGAGTTGCCGGGCGGCGGTCTCGAGCTCGTCGAAGTAGCTCCGCACGCTGTCGAGCCCCCCGTTCACGATGTCGATCTCGTCGTAGGCCTCGAACGCGCTGATGAGCGACGACCATGCGTCGCAGTAGTTCTGCGCAGCGTCGACGGTGGTGGCCGTCGTGCTGTCGTCATCGCTCGAACAGGCGGCAAGGGCCCCGAAGGACGCCACCACGACGACGACGGCGCCGGCGGTCAGCCGGACCCGCCGGAGGGTGGAGGGGGTGTGACGCACGCAGGATCTCCTCGTTCGATGGTGGTGTGAGTGGACCGTCCGGCGGCACCGACGCGGGTTCCGTTTCGGTGCAGATGAGGTGCAACCGTGGCAACCGGCACCCTGCACCGCGCGCGGTCAGGTGGGGACGCGACCCCGGTAACGGTATCCGAACCCCCGCACGGCCTCGATCGGCGAGGTGTCGGGGTCCTGCCAGCCGAGACGCTTGCGCAGGCGGAGCACCGCGAACTTCACCCGTTCGGGTCCGACCCCGAGGGGGTCGGACCAAGCGTGCTCGAGGAGCTGCTCCCGGGAGAGCACCTGGCCGGGGTGACGCAGGAACGTGACGAGCAGCTGCCACTCCGTGGGCGACAGGTCGACCGGCTCGTCGGCGAGGTGGACGGTCTTCGCCCGGAGGTCGACCACGAGGTCGCCGTCGGCGATCCGCTCGACGACGTCGGCCCCACCGCCGGTCGTGGAGCGGCGCAGGAGGGCGATCACCCGAGCGAGGAGCTCGGCGTTCGAGAACGGCTTGGTGACGTAGTCGTCGGCCCCCAGGAGAAGGGCGTCGACCTTGTCGCGCTCGAGGCCCCGGGCGGTGAGGACGAGCACCGGGAGGTCGGTCATGTCCCGAAGCCGCCGCAGGACCTCCATGCCGTCGAGGTCCGGGAGGCCGAGGTCGAGGATCACGGCGTCGGGCCGGCTCTCGAACGCCCGCCGCAGCGCCTCGCGTCCGGAGGCGGCCAGGAGCACGTCGAGTCCGGCACGACGCAGCACCTCGGCGAGCACGGCGCGGATGTCGTCGTCGTCGTCGACGACGAGCACCCGCCGGGCGGGCCCGGTGATCGCCGTCACGACGGCTCCGGGGAGAGGTCCGCCATCTCGCAGCGCACCCGGGTCCCTCCCCCGGGGGAGTCGTCGATGGTGACCGTCCCACCGTGGAGGCCGACGAGGCCCTCCACGATGGCCAGGCCCAGGCCGGCGCCGGGGACACCGGCGCGCTCGGCGTCGGGGGTGCGCACGAAGCGGCCGAGCACCGAAGCGCGCTGGTCGGCGGGGATGCCGGGGCCGTGGTCGACGACGTCCAGGAACCACCGGCTGCCGACGCGGTCGGCCCGTACCGTCACGTCGCACCCGGGCGGCGAGAACTTGACGGCGTTGTCGACCAGGTTCTCGACGATCTCGGTGAGGCGCCGGCGGTCGGCGGTGACCACCAGCCCCTCCCCGACCTCCACCCGGACGGTGACCGAGCGGCGTGCGGCGGTCGAGGCGAACGACTCGGCAGCTTCGGCGAGGAGCGGGGCGACACGGATCTCGGTGGGCTCGAGGGTCAGCATCCCGGCGTCGAGACGCCCGACGAGGAGGAGGTCCTCCACCATGGAGCGCAGGCGATCGACGTTGCGCCCGATGATCCCGAGGTGGCCCATCGCCGTCTCGGGCACCTCCGGGTCGGACTGCAACAGCTCGGTCGCGCCGGCGATCGCGGTGAGCGGGGTGCGCAGCTCGTGCGACACGCCGGCCACGAAGTCGTTGCGCAGCCGGTCGTAGGCCTCGAGTCGTTCCGCCTGCTCCTCGGCCACCCGGCGGGCCTGCTGTTCGAGCTCGAGCAGCGCCTGCTGGCGGCGTTCTTCGTCGCGTCGCGCCGTGTCGTCGGTGAAGAGCCAGAGCCGGCCGTGGTCGGCGTCCGCCCCGCGGATGGGGATGACCTCGACGCGGACCTCGCGACCGGTCGACAACACGAACGGGAAGACCGAGCGGGTCCGGTGGTCCACCTCGGCGACCCTCGGCAGCGGCGTCGGACCCGCCAACCCGGTCGCCAGCCGAGCCACCAGCTCGTCGCGGTGCGATCCGACGAACGCCGCGGCCGGGCCGTCGACGAGGAACATCTCGCAGAGGCGCTCGTTGGCGAACAGCACCACCCCCGATGCGTCGTCGATGAACGCACCCTCGCCGAAGCTCGCGACCAGCGCCTCGAGCCGGGCCTGTGACTCGAGGAGGGCCTGGGCGCGCTCCTCGGACTCGGTGACGTCGCGGGAGAAGGCCACGCGGCCCTGCACGCCGGGGACGTCGTGCAGGTCGGCGACGACGGTCT
Proteins encoded in this region:
- a CDS encoding response regulator transcription factor; this encodes MTAITGPARRVLVVDDDDDIRAVLAEVLRRAGLDVLLAASGREALRRAFESRPDAVILDLGLPDLDGMEVLRRLRDMTDLPVLVLTARGLERDKVDALLLGADDYVTKPFSNAELLARVIALLRRSTTGGGADVVERIADGDLVVDLRAKTVHLADEPVDLSPTEWQLLVTFLRHPGQVLSREQLLEHAWSDPLGVGPERVKFAVLRLRKRLGWQDPDTSPIEAVRGFGYRYRGRVPT
- a CDS encoding PAS domain-containing sensor histidine kinase, which translates into the protein MGDEPTTGEGPAGSTPVVLPLAPDLEVLFERAPEIITITDAHGRQQMVNQAGLRLLGFDDSFRKPADGWLFVHPDDRERIHAHRSDLAGREARGEPFDPTKAFRYRVRSGTGEWRWLETVVADLHDVPGVQGRVAFSRDVTESEERAQALLESQARLEALVASFGEGAFIDDASGVVLFANERLCEMFLVDGPAAAFVGSHRDELVARLATGLAGPTPLPRVAEVDHRTRSVFPFVLSTGREVRVEVIPIRGADADHGRLWLFTDDTARRDEERRQQALLELEQQARRVAEEQAERLEAYDRLRNDFVAGVSHELRTPLTAIAGATELLQSDPEVPETAMGHLGIIGRNVDRLRSMVEDLLLVGRLDAGMLTLEPTEIRVAPLLAEAAESFASTAARRSVTVRVEVGEGLVVTADRRRLTEIVENLVDNAVKFSPPGCDVTVRADRVGSRWFLDVVDHGPGIPADQRASVLGRFVRTPDAERAGVPGAGLGLAIVEGLVGLHGGTVTIDDSPGGGTRVRCEMADLSPEPS